CGAGGACAATCCAAAAGACCTCGAGCTGACGCTCCTCGCACTGGCGCGGAGCAACCTGGCCAACGAAGTGATTACGGTGCGCGACGGGGAGGAGTGCCTCGACTACCTCCTCATGCGCGGCCCCTACGCGACCCGCTCGAAGGGGAACCCCGCGGTCGTGCTGCTGGACCTGAAGCTCCCGAAGATCGACGGGCTCCAGGTGCTCGAAGAAGTGAAGAAAGACCCGGCCCTCCAGGGCGTACCGGTGGTCATGCTGACGACCTCGCGCGAGGAGCAGGATCTGCTCCGGAGCTACAAGCTCGGCGTGAACGCCTACGTGGTCAAGCCGGTCGCGTTCAAAGAATTCATGACCGCCATTCAGGAACTCGGCGTGTTCTGGGCGGTGGTCAACGAGCCGCCCCCCGGGAGCTTCAAGTCCGGGCGGCCGGCGCCGAGCGAGTGACGGCACCGCGCCGCGTGAGTTGGTTCACCGAAGTCGCCCGACCGCGGTCGCGCACGGACGCTGTGAGAGTTTATGACAGCCACGATCCTGCACCTGGAAGACAGCGACCTCGACGCCGAACTGATCGCCCAGCGATTGGTGCGGGCCGGCGTCGTGGCCGACTTGGTGCGCGCGAGAGACCGGGCCGAGTTCCAGACGTGGGTGACCGCCGCGCGCCCCTTCGACATCGTGCTCTCCGACTACCAGTTGCCGGACATCGACGGGCTGGAAGCCCTCGATCTTGTGCGCGAGTACCGGCCGGACGTGCCGTTCGTCTTCGTTTCCGGCGCGCTCGGCGAGGAGCGCGCAGTAGAGACCCTGAAACTCGGCG
The Gemmata palustris DNA segment above includes these coding regions:
- a CDS encoding response regulator, translated to MLKPILLVEDNPKDLELTLLALARSNLANEVITVRDGEECLDYLLMRGPYATRSKGNPAVVLLDLKLPKIDGLQVLEEVKKDPALQGVPVVMLTTSREEQDLLRSYKLGVNAYVVKPVAFKEFMTAIQELGVFWAVVNEPPPGSFKSGRPAPSE